In Candidatus Cohnella colombiensis, one DNA window encodes the following:
- a CDS encoding LacI family DNA-binding transcriptional regulator, whose protein sequence is MSSAKITLQVIADQLKVSKTLVSRALLGKYGVSDEMRKNILRTAIELGYPLPAKTKGSAADLTRNIAIVIPRSFLSDLSYWGAVLSALEAELQQEGYCMILAPVGPEIEEAELPTSIKERKVDGVFLLGNVADSLNVQIINTGLPVVMVDGHSSHDLKIDHVLADNFNGMADMTTYVLQAGHRRVAYIGDPAFSLSFAERLRGFQFAVNHFANEQNVINTTVISDISGEHNINNLEQALNILLSAPIKPTAVLCANDSIAINLLLALKSRGLKCPEDISVTGFDNINSSEPYALASVDAGKQDIAAHAVQLLMQRMHHRQRRPCTLYVTTELVDRRSIAKID, encoded by the coding sequence ATGAGTAGCGCAAAAATCACCCTGCAGGTCATTGCCGACCAGTTGAAGGTATCCAAAACATTAGTCTCACGTGCGTTGTTGGGTAAATATGGGGTAAGCGACGAGATGAGAAAGAATATTTTGCGGACAGCTATAGAACTAGGATACCCATTGCCCGCAAAGACAAAAGGATCGGCAGCAGATCTAACACGAAATATTGCAATCGTTATTCCGAGAAGCTTCCTTAGCGATTTGTCCTATTGGGGAGCTGTGTTGTCTGCATTAGAAGCAGAGCTTCAGCAAGAGGGTTATTGTATGATACTCGCTCCTGTCGGACCCGAAATAGAAGAAGCAGAATTGCCTACAAGCATCAAGGAGCGCAAAGTGGATGGCGTGTTCCTATTAGGCAATGTCGCAGATTCGCTGAATGTACAAATTATTAATACCGGCCTACCTGTCGTGATGGTGGATGGTCATTCCAGTCATGATCTGAAAATCGATCATGTTCTCGCTGACAACTTTAATGGCATGGCTGACATGACTACCTACGTCTTGCAAGCAGGCCACCGTAGAGTGGCTTACATCGGCGATCCTGCTTTTTCACTCAGCTTCGCAGAGCGACTTCGCGGGTTTCAATTTGCTGTAAACCATTTTGCTAATGAACAGAATGTGATCAACACCACTGTTATTTCTGACATCAGTGGTGAACACAACATAAACAATCTGGAACAAGCATTGAATATACTACTATCAGCGCCAATCAAACCGACTGCTGTCTTGTGCGCGAATGATTCCATTGCGATCAATCTGCTGCTCGCTCTGAAAAGCCGCGGCTTGAAATGCCCTGAAGATATTTCGGTAACTGGCTTTGACAATATCAACAGCAGTGAGCCGTATGCGCTAGCATCCGTTGATGCAGGCAAACAAGATATTGCTGCCCATGCGGTGCAATTGCTCATGCAGAGAATGCACCATCGTCAGAGACGGCCCTGTACATTGTACGTAACGACTGAATTGGTAGATCGCAGGTCTATAGCAAAGATTGACTGA
- a CDS encoding carbohydrate ABC transporter permease codes for MAKVQRSTSASIKMNKTIIYVVCIFLSLLSIMPFWIMIVNATRSTPEIQGGLSLLPSIHAMSNLDVLLSKSFDPLKGFFNSLIISSSSTILAVYFSSLTAYGLVAYNWKLRQPFFTVIMCVMLIPSQASAIGFYQFMYQLHWTNNFLPLILPAIAAPAIVFFMRQYLLATLSIEMVEASRVDGASEFYTFNRTVLPLMMPAIATQAIFAFVASWNNLFMPMILLTQQNKYTLPIMVSLLKGDIYKIEYGSIYMGLTLTVLPLFVIYFLLSRYIVAGVALGSVKD; via the coding sequence ATGGCAAAAGTTCAAAGAAGCACTTCAGCCTCCATTAAAATGAATAAGACGATCATCTATGTCGTGTGCATCTTTTTGTCGTTGCTTAGTATCATGCCTTTCTGGATCATGATCGTCAACGCTACGCGCTCGACACCGGAAATTCAAGGCGGACTTTCTCTATTGCCATCGATACACGCCATGAGTAACCTGGATGTGCTGCTCAGCAAGAGCTTCGATCCTCTTAAGGGATTCTTTAATTCGTTAATAATCTCAAGCTCCTCGACAATATTAGCCGTCTACTTCTCGTCTCTGACCGCTTACGGGCTTGTCGCTTACAACTGGAAATTGCGTCAGCCTTTCTTTACGGTTATCATGTGTGTCATGTTGATTCCGTCGCAAGCAAGCGCTATCGGATTTTATCAGTTCATGTATCAATTACATTGGACGAACAACTTCCTGCCTCTGATTCTGCCTGCCATAGCAGCACCAGCGATTGTGTTCTTTATGCGCCAATATTTACTCGCAACGCTTTCGATTGAAATGGTTGAGGCTTCACGTGTTGACGGAGCGAGTGAATTCTACACCTTCAACCGGACTGTCTTGCCGCTCATGATGCCAGCAATTGCGACACAAGCCATATTTGCCTTTGTAGCCAGCTGGAACAACCTATTCATGCCGATGATTTTGCTCACACAGCAGAATAAATACACGTTACCCATCATGGTAAGCCTACTTAAAGGTGATATTTACAAGATTGAGTACGGCTCGATTTACATGGGGTTGACGCTAACAGTGTTGCCACTTTTTGTGATATACTTCCTGTTGTCGAGGTATATTGTCGCGGGCGTCGCGCTTGGTAGCGTGAAAGATTAA
- a CDS encoding sugar ABC transporter permease — translation MRRKGVKYSKYGYIFSLPFLLAFLVFSLYPTLYTAVIGFTDLKGLIPKPVHFLDNPFKNFINLFYHNVSFRKSLINTLVIWFFNFVPQILLSLLLAAWFTNQRLKIRGQGTFKILLYMPNIITAGSIAVLFNALFSYPIGPVNSFLEMLGLIDSPVFFLQDKTTAKGIVAFIQFWMWYGNTMIILIAGIMGISPTLFEAASIDGASGWQTFFRITLPSLRTILLYTLIISTIGGLQMFDIPQLLVAPGGGPDDATLTTSVFIYQQAFKGSYLYNSAAAASMVMFAIAAALSGLLFYFMRDRDAGRLKKAQKMLKQAAQAETRSV, via the coding sequence ATGCGCCGCAAGGGCGTCAAATATTCTAAATATGGCTACATTTTCAGTTTGCCTTTTTTGCTTGCGTTTTTGGTTTTCTCGTTATATCCCACTTTGTATACCGCAGTTATTGGGTTTACCGATTTGAAAGGATTAATTCCGAAGCCGGTTCACTTTTTGGACAATCCCTTCAAAAACTTCATAAATTTGTTTTATCACAACGTTTCGTTTAGGAAGTCACTTATCAATACTTTGGTGATCTGGTTCTTTAACTTCGTACCTCAAATCCTGCTCTCGCTATTACTAGCAGCCTGGTTCACTAACCAGCGTTTGAAAATACGGGGACAAGGTACGTTCAAAATTTTGCTCTATATGCCGAATATTATCACTGCGGGTTCGATCGCCGTGCTATTTAACGCTTTATTCTCCTATCCAATAGGTCCTGTGAATAGTTTCCTTGAGATGTTGGGTTTGATTGACTCTCCTGTCTTTTTCCTTCAAGACAAGACGACAGCAAAAGGTATCGTTGCGTTTATCCAGTTCTGGATGTGGTATGGAAACACGATGATTATACTTATTGCTGGTATTATGGGCATCAGTCCTACATTATTCGAAGCCGCGTCCATTGACGGTGCAAGCGGTTGGCAAACCTTTTTCCGTATCACATTGCCAAGTCTTAGAACAATATTGCTCTACACGTTGATTATCTCGACGATCGGCGGTTTGCAAATGTTCGACATCCCGCAATTGTTAGTCGCACCGGGTGGTGGGCCAGACGATGCTACACTTACCACATCAGTATTCATATACCAACAAGCGTTCAAGGGCAGTTACTTGTACAATAGCGCTGCTGCGGCAAGTATGGTCATGTTCGCAATTGCGGCGGCACTTTCTGGACTGCTGTTCTACTTTATGCGCGACCGCGATGCAGGAAGGCTCAAGAAAGCACAGAAAATGCTTAAACAAGCTGCGCAAGCGGAGACAAGGAGCGTATGA
- a CDS encoding glycoside hydrolase family 2 TIM barrel-domain containing protein translates to MIAFSQNENEWFVKGYWPWVPLLNKSMEIGQELMGVTEWIPATVPGGVHHDLFQAGLIDNPYVDQNSLKCEWVENRWWMYRTVLRRPEYVGSKIELIFKGLDYEASIYVNQTWIGDHIGMYDQASFDLTELFHKHETLNLIVLFKHAPDEMGQIGRSSLTFTQKSRFGYKWDFSTRLVNIGIWDDVALVVHEDCSIHEMAVTTDVRNDIGVVDIRLNVGTASADCSLDELELIVEIIDSEGNQRASAMGKLDSSNGGFQTELFIEQPSLWYPNGYGEQKLYEVHIRLERLGKLLDERQIQTGIRSLRFSRNEGAPEHSLPYTVIMNDQRIYIKGVNITPLDHLYGNVTEEQYEWLIYLMKQANVNLVRVWGGGIIEKSIFYELCDRHGIMVWQDFIQSSSGVDNIPSKLPQFLQLLKTASTSAIKVKRNHVSLTIWCGGNELMSAENTPVTYDDENVALLQRLVGQLDVQRLFLPTTASGPVEYITDRKGLGHDVHGHWIYRGNPLHYEEYGENDYLFHSEFGVPGVSELKSLNKFLNVGKEQDEPVSMNNNLVWRHHGEWWDTYERDVAFFGETDDLQAFSDGSQWVQAEGLRFILEANQRRKFRNSGSIIWQFNELWPNVSCTNLVDYYGEQKMAYYWVRQAYSPLHVSFDYRKLDYVPGENFTGRIYMHANTGQGTGIVEAQIYDGAGKQLYCERVEVEWDDAQAVLVGNLAYRLPADASGIFVVRLEARDMDHRFISCNEYYFTMNRSEWYKDKHLLANSSELKVVELTDWRQASADGFSLPLLSRTYRLQNTGSAPIYFIRAEEQTGAYWMTADDAYLTLLAGEEREVTITCVEREAAVFETPVVSNGRLPDIRFRAFSESIID, encoded by the coding sequence ATGATTGCTTTTTCCCAAAACGAGAACGAATGGTTCGTTAAGGGTTACTGGCCATGGGTGCCGTTGCTCAACAAAAGTATGGAAATAGGTCAGGAATTAATGGGCGTAACAGAATGGATTCCTGCTACTGTCCCTGGTGGAGTGCATCATGATTTGTTTCAAGCAGGATTAATCGACAATCCATACGTGGATCAGAACTCGCTTAAGTGCGAATGGGTTGAAAATCGCTGGTGGATGTATCGAACCGTCTTGCGGCGTCCAGAATATGTCGGGTCCAAGATAGAACTTATTTTCAAGGGACTAGATTATGAGGCTTCCATCTATGTGAATCAAACATGGATTGGCGATCATATCGGGATGTACGATCAAGCTTCGTTTGATCTGACTGAATTGTTCCACAAGCATGAAACGTTGAATTTGATTGTCCTCTTTAAGCATGCGCCTGACGAAATGGGACAAATCGGCCGGTCCTCGCTAACTTTCACGCAAAAGAGCAGGTTTGGATACAAGTGGGATTTCTCGACGCGTTTAGTGAATATCGGAATATGGGACGATGTAGCGCTAGTTGTTCATGAGGATTGCTCTATCCATGAAATGGCTGTAACGACAGATGTTCGCAATGACATTGGCGTTGTAGATATCCGGTTGAATGTGGGTACTGCAAGCGCGGATTGTTCCTTAGATGAGCTCGAATTGATTGTAGAGATCATCGATTCGGAAGGGAATCAGAGGGCTTCGGCAATGGGTAAGTTGGATTCATCGAATGGCGGCTTTCAAACAGAGTTGTTCATTGAGCAGCCATCGTTGTGGTATCCGAACGGATATGGCGAGCAGAAGTTATATGAAGTTCATATTCGCTTAGAGCGGCTTGGCAAGCTACTTGACGAACGTCAGATTCAGACGGGCATACGCAGCCTACGATTCAGCCGTAATGAGGGGGCTCCTGAGCATTCGCTGCCTTACACCGTTATAATGAATGACCAGCGCATTTATATTAAGGGCGTAAATATTACGCCACTCGATCATCTATATGGCAATGTGACAGAAGAGCAGTATGAGTGGCTCATCTACTTAATGAAGCAGGCAAATGTGAATTTAGTGCGGGTATGGGGCGGCGGCATTATAGAAAAATCCATATTCTACGAGCTGTGTGATCGGCACGGAATAATGGTTTGGCAAGACTTTATTCAATCGAGCTCAGGAGTGGATAATATTCCGTCCAAGCTTCCACAATTCCTACAACTGCTGAAGACTGCATCGACTAGTGCGATTAAAGTCAAACGAAACCACGTATCGCTTACGATTTGGTGTGGGGGCAACGAATTAATGAGCGCTGAGAATACGCCGGTTACGTATGACGATGAGAATGTTGCTTTATTGCAGCGACTGGTCGGGCAATTGGACGTACAGCGATTGTTCCTGCCAACAACGGCTTCGGGACCTGTCGAGTATATTACGGACCGTAAAGGCTTAGGTCACGATGTGCACGGACATTGGATCTACCGTGGAAATCCGCTTCACTACGAAGAGTATGGGGAGAACGATTATTTGTTCCACAGCGAGTTCGGCGTACCAGGGGTAAGCGAGCTGAAGAGCCTGAACAAGTTCCTGAATGTGGGCAAAGAACAGGATGAGCCTGTATCGATGAACAATAATTTAGTCTGGCGGCATCATGGAGAATGGTGGGATACGTACGAACGAGATGTTGCATTTTTCGGAGAGACCGATGATTTGCAAGCATTCTCGGATGGGAGCCAGTGGGTTCAAGCTGAAGGCCTGCGATTTATTCTTGAGGCGAACCAGCGCAGGAAATTCCGCAATAGCGGAAGTATCATCTGGCAATTCAATGAACTATGGCCGAATGTATCCTGTACGAATTTGGTCGACTATTATGGTGAGCAGAAAATGGCTTATTATTGGGTTCGTCAAGCGTATTCGCCTCTGCATGTCTCTTTCGATTACCGTAAGCTTGATTATGTGCCAGGTGAAAACTTCACAGGCCGAATCTATATGCATGCCAACACTGGACAAGGGACGGGTATCGTTGAAGCTCAAATTTATGATGGGGCGGGAAAACAGCTCTATTGTGAGAGAGTTGAAGTGGAGTGGGATGATGCACAGGCTGTCTTAGTCGGGAATTTGGCTTATCGACTACCTGCGGATGCGAGTGGCATCTTTGTTGTGAGGTTGGAAGCAAGAGACATGGATCATCGGTTTATTAGCTGCAATGAGTACTACTTCACGATGAACAGAAGTGAATGGTATAAAGACAAGCATCTACTAGCGAATTCATCGGAACTTAAAGTTGTCGAACTTACAGATTGGCGGCAAGCATCGGCGGATGGGTTCAGCTTGCCTCTATTGTCCAGAACCTATCGTCTTCAGAATACGGGAAGCGCCCCCATCTATTTCATCCGAGCGGAGGAACAAACGGGCGCTTATTGGATGACAGCAGACGATGCTTATCTAACGTTGCTCGCGGGAGAAGAGAGAGAAGTGACAATCACATGTGTGGAGAGGGAAGCAGCTGTGTTCGAGACGCCAGTTGTGTCGAACGGTCGTCTGCCGGATATTCGTTTCAGAGCGTTCTCTGAGTCGATTATAGACTGA
- the sigK gene encoding RNA polymerase sporulation sigma factor SigK → MTGLFTTIALFLKQLSLLVSYVKNNAFPQPLTDEDEALHLARLTEGNAVSRNLLIEHNLRLVAHIVKKFDNTGEDLEDLISIGTIGLIKAIESFQIGKGTKLATFAARCIENEILMHLRSLKKTKKDVSLHDPIGTDKEGNEITLQDILGTDPDEVVEQVQLKIEKSKIYRNLDILDEREQEVIRGRFGLDGGGDERTQREIARELGISRSYVSRIEKRALMKLYHEFYKAKR, encoded by the coding sequence GTGACTGGTTTATTTACAACGATCGCCCTGTTTCTAAAGCAACTATCCTTACTTGTTTCCTATGTGAAAAATAATGCGTTCCCACAACCACTCACTGACGAGGACGAAGCGTTGCATTTAGCACGACTTACGGAAGGCAATGCCGTCTCACGCAACCTCCTTATCGAGCACAACTTGCGATTGGTTGCTCATATCGTCAAGAAATTCGACAATACTGGAGAGGACCTTGAAGATTTGATTTCGATCGGCACGATTGGACTCATTAAAGCCATTGAAAGCTTCCAGATTGGCAAAGGCACCAAGTTGGCCACCTTTGCTGCTCGGTGTATTGAGAATGAGATCTTAATGCACCTTCGTTCATTAAAGAAAACAAAGAAAGATGTGTCATTGCACGATCCTATTGGTACGGACAAAGAAGGTAACGAGATTACTTTACAAGATATTCTGGGCACAGACCCCGATGAGGTCGTCGAGCAAGTCCAATTGAAAATTGAGAAAAGTAAAATATATCGCAATCTCGACATCTTAGATGAGCGTGAGCAAGAGGTTATTCGAGGTCGCTTCGGGTTGGACGGCGGCGGAGATGAGCGGACGCAGCGCGAAATTGCGCGGGAGCTGGGGATTTCGCGATCTTATGTGTCGCGGATTGAGAAGCGAGCGCTTATGAAGCTGTACCATGAGTTTTATAAGGCGAAGCGGTGA
- a CDS encoding response regulator translates to MKTILIVDDEPRTRLGIQKTLVTWSAGRHRIEIAASGVEALEWLKVNSAHIIITDVRMPEVDGLQMLEILAMRGQLPVVFVISGYAEFEYAQKALQLGAFDYLLKPLDKSKLIDIVKRALELDSGRERLGAMEKLVDSKLLVAGIDEARYSTVIKDAISYIYTHLHEAISMKQIADLLHLNASYFSVLFKEQTGVTFSDYLTRSRVQRAKELLVTSRMPIWEISEKVGYQTAKYFIKVFKDNEGISPSQYRHQVLDAEQIIQ, encoded by the coding sequence ATGAAAACGATATTAATTGTTGACGATGAACCGCGCACACGCCTCGGGATACAGAAGACACTCGTCACTTGGTCTGCTGGCAGACATCGAATCGAGATTGCTGCGAGCGGGGTAGAGGCTTTAGAATGGCTGAAGGTGAATTCCGCCCATATCATCATTACAGATGTACGGATGCCCGAGGTTGACGGTTTGCAGATGTTAGAGATTTTGGCAATGCGCGGGCAACTGCCTGTTGTCTTTGTCATCTCCGGCTATGCCGAATTTGAATATGCCCAGAAAGCATTGCAGCTAGGCGCATTCGATTACCTTCTCAAACCTCTTGACAAATCGAAATTAATAGATATCGTGAAAAGAGCGCTAGAGCTCGATAGCGGTAGAGAGCGACTTGGCGCGATGGAAAAACTGGTTGATTCGAAGCTGCTTGTTGCAGGCATAGATGAAGCACGCTACTCCACCGTAATCAAGGACGCGATCAGTTACATCTATACACATCTACATGAAGCCATCAGTATGAAACAGATAGCAGACCTTCTACACTTGAATGCGAGCTATTTCAGTGTGCTGTTCAAAGAGCAGACAGGTGTTACTTTCAGCGACTATTTGACACGCAGTCGTGTGCAAAGAGCGAAGGAGCTATTAGTTACTTCTAGAATGCCAATTTGGGAAATTTCCGAGAAGGTCGGATATCAAACGGCAAAATATTTCATAAAAGTATTTAAAGACAATGAGGGAATAAGCCCTAGTCAGTATCGGCATCAGGTATTGGACGCTGAACAAATTATCCAATAA
- a CDS encoding sensor histidine kinase, translated as MRKWADRLINLKEINTLRNQIFVGFTLTMTLVLTFAGVFIYGEVSVLLKQSAEKHIEQTAIQANGRLEALLKQIDWLTTQVATDSYVQKLLSKELQGTPSNFNEHQSLLQIANNYMAYSSGISSLELYTLDNRRLFPLEDSSLTNRISENALSAADQKKGRIAWIGIDPRSPDTVLAIRRINMLNNSYLPGGYLVVNVNREYFNMFESEGNDPTERREYMLLSDNKGNPIMSDIDDEVAQSVLAQTGSTVTIGQERMLAVRQLSDVAGWKLVLLMPEEAATEGISVLRTVIYVSISVAAFAFLLVTLLLSTMITRPIQRLMRSMRSAKFGGLKLNPASRNRFRTLEINELNNTYNRMVTHMNELIQVVYEKEITQSRTELKALQAQINPHFLFNTLEAFYWSLEEKGESELAQTILSMSGLFRYIIGSSADNEEWVTIHDELEHAQRYLQIMKMRLVDRLHWNIDAEKELLQVPIPKLIIQPLVENAILHGVESRISPGSVTIRVFSTKPGLATVAILDNGSGMDEETLAKLLQSIEGITSTTPKKGAGLAMSNVQRRLKLYYPIASEHDSGLQVESEVGVGTIVRFNITIPPKGDEG; from the coding sequence GTGAGAAAGTGGGCGGATCGACTTATCAATTTGAAAGAGATCAACACCCTGCGAAATCAAATTTTCGTCGGTTTTACGCTAACAATGACACTCGTGCTTACCTTTGCGGGTGTGTTTATCTATGGTGAAGTGTCCGTGCTCCTTAAGCAAAGTGCGGAAAAACATATTGAACAGACGGCGATTCAGGCAAACGGGCGACTGGAAGCTCTATTGAAGCAAATAGATTGGCTGACAACCCAGGTAGCTACTGACAGCTATGTTCAGAAACTACTATCGAAAGAATTACAGGGGACCCCATCCAACTTTAATGAGCATCAATCACTACTGCAAATCGCCAACAATTATATGGCATACTCATCCGGAATAAGCTCGCTTGAACTATACACGTTAGATAATAGACGATTGTTCCCACTTGAAGATTCCAGCTTAACTAATCGCATATCCGAGAATGCGCTATCAGCAGCGGATCAGAAGAAAGGACGCATTGCCTGGATCGGAATTGATCCGCGTTCGCCAGATACAGTGCTCGCGATCCGTCGTATCAACATGCTCAACAATTCATACTTGCCTGGTGGCTACCTAGTCGTTAATGTAAACCGAGAATACTTCAATATGTTTGAATCAGAGGGAAATGATCCTACTGAACGACGTGAATATATGTTGCTCAGTGACAATAAAGGTAATCCGATCATGTCGGATATTGACGACGAAGTGGCACAGTCGGTGCTCGCGCAAACCGGTAGCACCGTTACCATCGGGCAGGAGCGGATGCTCGCGGTCAGACAGCTTTCCGATGTGGCGGGCTGGAAGCTCGTATTGCTCATGCCGGAAGAAGCTGCAACTGAAGGAATTTCCGTATTGCGAACGGTCATTTATGTGTCTATCAGCGTCGCTGCCTTTGCATTTTTACTAGTAACATTACTTCTCTCTACAATGATAACACGTCCAATCCAACGATTGATGAGAAGTATGCGCAGCGCCAAATTCGGAGGGCTAAAGCTGAATCCTGCCAGTCGTAACCGTTTTCGGACATTGGAAATCAACGAACTGAACAACACATACAATCGAATGGTGACTCATATGAATGAACTGATTCAAGTCGTCTATGAGAAGGAAATTACGCAGAGCCGCACAGAGCTCAAGGCGCTGCAAGCGCAGATCAATCCTCATTTCCTGTTCAATACTCTAGAAGCCTTCTATTGGTCGTTGGAGGAAAAAGGAGAAAGCGAGCTTGCCCAAACGATCCTCTCTATGTCTGGACTGTTCCGCTATATTATTGGTAGCTCCGCGGACAATGAAGAGTGGGTAACGATTCACGACGAGCTTGAGCACGCACAGCGATATTTGCAAATTATGAAAATGCGTCTAGTCGATCGGTTACATTGGAATATCGATGCAGAAAAGGAGCTATTACAGGTGCCGATTCCTAAACTGATCATTCAACCCCTCGTGGAGAACGCCATTTTGCACGGTGTTGAAAGTCGTATTAGTCCCGGATCGGTCACGATCCGTGTCTTTTCAACCAAGCCAGGTTTAGCGACAGTTGCTATCTTGGATAACGGGTCTGGTATGGACGAAGAGACATTGGCCAAGCTCTTGCAAAGCATCGAGGGTATAACCTCAACTACTCCTAAAAAGGGAGCTGGGTTGGCCATGTCCAACGTACAACGACGTCTTAAGCTGTATTATCCGATTGCGTCTGAACACGACAGTGGCTTGCAAGTTGAAAGCGAGGTCGGCGTCGGTACGATTGTACGCTTTAATATTACGATTCCTCCGAAAGGAGACGAAGGATAA
- a CDS encoding carbohydrate ABC transporter substrate-binding protein, which yields MKRYFAVITVILMLASVLAACGGNSNNSNNASDPSPSPSKSSDTSSGNTSKEKVTINLWSFTEEIPNMTTKYLATHPDANVEFKTTIIATTDGAYQPALDQALAGGGKDAPDIYAAEAAFVLKYTQGDASDFAANYSDLGLDNTMVQDAGIAQYSVDIGSKDGQLKGLAYQATGGAFIYRRSIAKDVFGSDDPATVKAAVGPGWDKFFDAAAKLKAKGYGIVSGDGDIWHAIENSSDKGWIVNGKLHIDPKREQFLDLSKKLKDNGYHNDTQDWQEAWFADMSGTGAQPVFGFFGPAWLINYVMNGNVKDTNGDWAVTEPPTGFFWGGTWLIANKDVTKNDAKKAAVADFIKWVTLDTSETGLQYYWANGTMKDGEQGTKDTVSSAVVMSKSNGEIALLGGQNMFDVFVPANAGASGKNLTQFDETINSLWRGQVREYTAGSKSRDQAIADFKQQVKDQLEIDSE from the coding sequence ATGAAACGGTATTTTGCTGTAATCACTGTAATTCTCATGTTGGCTTCTGTTCTCGCCGCATGCGGCGGAAATTCGAACAATTCCAACAACGCAAGCGACCCAAGCCCAAGCCCCTCAAAGAGCTCCGACACTTCGTCGGGCAACACTTCCAAAGAGAAAGTTACAATCAATCTTTGGAGCTTCACAGAAGAAATTCCTAACATGACTACTAAGTATCTTGCAACTCATCCAGACGCGAATGTTGAGTTCAAAACAACAATTATCGCAACTACAGATGGTGCTTATCAGCCTGCTCTTGACCAAGCTCTTGCAGGTGGCGGCAAGGATGCACCAGATATTTATGCAGCAGAAGCAGCTTTCGTCCTTAAGTACACACAAGGTGACGCATCTGACTTTGCAGCAAATTACTCCGACCTAGGTCTCGACAACACAATGGTACAGGACGCTGGCATTGCCCAATACTCAGTCGACATTGGTAGCAAGGATGGCCAACTTAAAGGTCTAGCTTATCAAGCTACTGGCGGTGCATTCATCTATCGTCGCTCAATTGCAAAAGACGTCTTTGGATCTGACGATCCTGCAACTGTGAAGGCTGCAGTCGGTCCTGGTTGGGACAAGTTTTTCGATGCAGCAGCGAAGCTGAAAGCTAAAGGCTACGGCATCGTTTCCGGCGACGGTGATATCTGGCACGCTATTGAAAACAGCTCTGACAAGGGCTGGATCGTAAACGGCAAGCTCCATATCGATCCTAAGCGCGAACAGTTCCTTGATCTCTCCAAGAAACTGAAAGACAACGGCTACCACAACGATACGCAAGACTGGCAAGAAGCTTGGTTTGCGGATATGTCCGGCACTGGTGCTCAACCAGTCTTCGGTTTCTTCGGTCCAGCATGGCTGATTAACTATGTTATGAACGGTAATGTTAAAGACACGAACGGTGACTGGGCTGTAACTGAACCTCCAACTGGATTCTTCTGGGGTGGTACTTGGCTCATAGCTAACAAGGATGTAACTAAGAACGATGCTAAGAAAGCAGCCGTTGCAGATTTCATCAAGTGGGTTACACTTGATACTTCCGAAACAGGTCTCCAATATTATTGGGCTAACGGCACAATGAAAGATGGCGAGCAAGGCACGAAAGACACTGTTTCATCCGCTGTTGTAATGTCCAAATCTAATGGCGAAATCGCATTGCTAGGTGGGCAAAATATGTTCGATGTATTCGTTCCAGCTAATGCGGGCGCTTCAGGTAAAAACCTTACTCAATTTGATGAAACGATCAACAGCTTATGGCGCGGACAAGTACGTGAGTACACCGCAGGTAGCAAGAGCCGTGACCAAGCGATCGCGGACTTCAAGCAACAAGTTAAAGATCAATTGGAAATCGATAGCGAATAA